The proteins below come from a single Dehalococcoidia bacterium genomic window:
- the priA gene encoding primosomal protein N', whose product MHYAEVAVNSPGARRMTFCYAVPPHMSVELGHAVEVPFGPRVAQGIVVELSEIPSVEDTREIKGLIDPQPIISPTHIELARWISNHYLSPISDAVALMTPPGFERRVITYLSAVPDVGNDVLESLTLEQRQALDIVGTSTIDSKEIDKIFGRRRSADIIKQLLQKGLLDRTFKLGAPKVNPKISPYIRLAVEPQEAKKEADRLRKESRAYKQAGLMDFLRASPHLPVDMVKRFGFTSQVVAELKKKKLIFVDKVRVYRDPLAHRNFQLDIAPELTSLQENAWREIKAAMTISKKPEVFLLHGVTGSGKTEIYLRALEQTIEIGKKAIVLVPEIALTPQTVARFAARFPGRIAVLHSKLSMGEKFDEWWRIKQGEFDVVIGPRGAVFAPQPDLGLIVVDEEHEWTYKQHEQSPRYNAKDVAIELARLTGATVILGSASPDVISYHRSRRGEYRLLEMPERIAKGEKQVRIVDMREELKAGNRSIFSRALSSDIGRALAAQEQVILFLNRRGAATFVQCRDCGHVLRCRRCDISMTYHSADEDLVCHHCNSHQKLPSVCPECKSKRIRFLGLGTQKVEEEIKLLFPQARLMRWDRDVISSKYSHEEILERFMAHEADILIGTQMIAKGLDFPLVTLVGVINADVNLNLPDFRSAERTFQLLSQVAGRAGRGALGGQVIVQSYSPEHYAVACVAEQDYACFYEKEIALRRQYRNPPFSRLARLLYTDTNDENCRRESEAMYRRLKSEADSWGAQVSLIGPAPAFVRRVRGRYRWQIVMRADDPASLLSKMSIPPRWAVDIDPVSLL is encoded by the coding sequence ATGCATTACGCTGAAGTAGCGGTCAACTCCCCTGGGGCGCGGCGCATGACATTCTGTTACGCTGTGCCTCCTCATATGTCCGTAGAGTTGGGCCATGCTGTAGAGGTGCCTTTCGGGCCCAGGGTGGCGCAGGGCATAGTCGTCGAACTGTCGGAAATCCCTTCCGTAGAAGACACCAGGGAGATAAAAGGCCTCATTGACCCGCAGCCGATCATTTCTCCAACCCATATCGAACTGGCGCGCTGGATCAGTAACCACTATCTCTCTCCCATATCCGATGCTGTTGCTTTGATGACGCCTCCCGGCTTCGAGCGCAGGGTTATCACCTATTTGTCGGCAGTTCCCGACGTCGGTAATGATGTTCTCGAATCTCTTACGCTGGAGCAGAGGCAGGCGCTGGATATCGTCGGCACCTCCACCATCGATTCGAAAGAAATCGATAAAATTTTCGGCAGGCGCCGCTCCGCGGACATCATCAAACAACTCCTTCAAAAAGGTCTGCTGGACAGGACTTTCAAGCTGGGAGCACCCAAAGTTAATCCCAAAATTTCACCTTATATCCGTCTCGCTGTCGAGCCGCAGGAGGCCAAAAAAGAGGCCGACCGCCTGCGCAAAGAGAGCAGGGCCTACAAGCAGGCCGGGCTCATGGATTTCCTCAGAGCCAGCCCGCATCTGCCCGTGGATATGGTGAAACGTTTCGGTTTCACCAGTCAGGTCGTGGCCGAACTCAAGAAGAAGAAGCTTATTTTTGTTGATAAGGTTAGGGTATATCGAGACCCTCTGGCGCATCGTAATTTCCAGCTCGACATAGCTCCGGAGCTCACCTCGCTGCAAGAGAACGCCTGGAGGGAGATCAAGGCCGCGATGACGATATCGAAAAAGCCGGAGGTTTTCCTGCTGCACGGCGTCACCGGCAGCGGCAAGACGGAGATATATCTTCGCGCACTGGAACAGACGATCGAAATCGGAAAGAAGGCCATCGTGCTGGTGCCGGAGATCGCGCTTACGCCGCAGACGGTGGCACGGTTCGCCGCCCGTTTCCCCGGCAGGATCGCCGTGCTGCACAGCAAGCTTAGCATGGGGGAGAAGTTCGACGAGTGGTGGCGCATAAAGCAGGGAGAGTTCGATGTGGTCATAGGCCCGCGCGGCGCCGTCTTCGCGCCCCAGCCTGACCTCGGTCTTATCGTCGTGGATGAAGAGCACGAATGGACTTACAAGCAGCACGAGCAATCGCCGCGCTACAACGCCAAGGATGTCGCCATCGAGCTGGCGCGGCTTACGGGCGCGACGGTCATCCTGGGAAGCGCCTCGCCGGATGTCATAAGCTACCATCGCAGCAGACGGGGAGAATATCGCCTCCTGGAGATGCCCGAGCGCATCGCAAAGGGAGAGAAGCAGGTAAGAATCGTCGATATGCGCGAGGAGCTAAAGGCGGGCAACCGCAGTATCTTCAGCCGTGCGCTCAGCTCGGATATCGGCAGGGCGCTGGCGGCGCAGGAGCAGGTGATACTTTTCCTGAACCGCAGGGGGGCCGCAACGTTTGTGCAGTGCAGGGATTGCGGGCATGTGCTGCGGTGCAGGCGCTGCGATATATCGATGACCTATCACTCCGCCGACGAAGACCTGGTATGCCATCACTGCAACAGCCATCAGAAGCTGCCTTCGGTCTGTCCCGAGTGTAAGAGCAAGCGCATCAGATTCCTGGGGCTGGGCACGCAGAAGGTTGAGGAGGAGATAAAACTGCTCTTCCCTCAGGCCCGGCTCATGCGCTGGGATCGAGACGTTATCAGCAGCAAATACTCGCACGAGGAGATACTGGAGCGCTTCATGGCGCACGAGGCCGATATCCTCATCGGCACGCAGATGATAGCAAAAGGACTGGATTTTCCTCTCGTCACGCTCGTCGGCGTCATCAACGCCGATGTCAATCTCAACCTGCCCGACTTCCGCTCCGCCGAGCGCACGTTCCAGCTGCTGTCCCAGGTCGCGGGCAGGGCGGGCAGGGGCGCGCTGGGGGGGCAGGTCATAGTGCAGAGCTACTCGCCGGAGCACTATGCCGTGGCATGCGTCGCCGAGCAGGATTACGCCTGCTTCTATGAGAAGGAGATAGCGCTGCGCCGCCAGTACCGCAATCCTCCGTTCAGCCGCCTGGCGCGCCTGCTGTATACCGATACGAATGATGAGAACTGCCGCAGGGAGTCCGAGGCGATGTACCGCCGCTTGAAATCGGAGGCGGATTCGTGGGGAGCGCAGGTGTCGCTCATCGGTCCTGCGCCGGCTTTCGTGAGGCGGGTGCGCGGGCGATACCGCTGGCAGATAGTGATGCGCGCCGACGACCCGGCGTCGCTGCTGTCGAAGATGTCCATCCCGCCGCGCTGGGCCGTAGATATCGATCCGGTGAGTTTGCTATAA
- the rplS gene encoding 50S ribosomal protein L19: protein MDTLVNVEPKANIPALNPGDTVKVAIKIVEGERTRNQMFQGVVIKVKKGGINSSFTVRRVAYGVGVERTFFFASPSVDKVEVLRHGKVRRARLYYLRGLTAKKARIVEKRPKEAKEAKEAQTTEQ, encoded by the coding sequence ATGGATACACTAGTCAATGTTGAACCGAAGGCCAATATCCCGGCGTTAAACCCGGGTGATACGGTGAAGGTTGCCATCAAGATCGTAGAGGGCGAACGAACGCGCAATCAGATGTTCCAGGGCGTAGTTATCAAGGTAAAGAAGGGCGGCATCAATTCCAGCTTCACCGTCAGGCGCGTGGCCTACGGGGTCGGCGTCGAGCGGACGTTCTTTTTTGCTTCGCCTTCCGTCGATAAAGTCGAAGTTCTGAGACATGGCAAGGTTCGTCGCGCCAGACTTTATTATCTGCGCGGGCTCACCGCGAAGAAGGCGCGTATCGTTGAGAAAAGGCCCAAGGAAGCCAAGGAAGCTAAAGAAGCTCAGACCACCGAGCAGTAA
- the ftsA gene encoding cell division protein FtsA: MAKKKQIISCIDVGTTKIASIIATPGQGGLQVLGVGVTHSKGMHKGLVVNLTEAKESIRNSVKRAEQASGYKMESAYVGVTGRHINSLNKKGVISISRNDRLVRTDDLKRVLQSARTFTIPSDHKLLHVIPRGYAVDGQAGVKNPVGMHGSRLDVETHVITAAVASVQNLVKCVRAANIDIDDLVLEPLASSEAVLREDERDAGVILADIGGGTTDIAIFKEGSIWHTAIIPVAGYQITRDIAIGLGMPFETAEQIKRKYGSVMTVSDSADASAVNLNTNGFGVSYQDLTDIIKARVEEIIKLIALEMPTNFYKEVPAGLVLTGGCANLRGIAALGNEMLGLPVRIGVPTGVYGLADILPDPTFATGVGLLLWGSNQQEGTQGWKTQGVSESLKRFVVRMRNLVSK; encoded by the coding sequence ATGGCAAAGAAGAAACAAATAATATCATGTATAGATGTGGGAACAACCAAAATCGCCAGCATCATAGCCACCCCCGGGCAAGGGGGACTTCAGGTACTGGGGGTTGGGGTCACCCACTCCAAGGGCATGCACAAAGGCCTCGTGGTGAATCTTACCGAGGCAAAAGAGTCCATCAGGAATTCGGTGAAACGCGCGGAGCAGGCCAGCGGATACAAAATGGAATCGGCCTACGTCGGAGTTACAGGCAGGCACATCAACTCGCTTAACAAAAAGGGAGTCATCTCCATATCAAGGAATGACCGGCTGGTTCGAACCGATGATTTGAAGCGAGTGCTGCAATCCGCCCGCACATTCACTATCCCGAGTGACCATAAGCTGCTCCATGTAATCCCCCGCGGTTATGCCGTTGACGGTCAGGCCGGCGTGAAAAATCCAGTCGGGATGCACGGCTCAAGGCTTGACGTCGAAACTCATGTTATCACTGCCGCAGTGGCATCCGTCCAGAACCTGGTTAAATGTGTAAGAGCTGCAAACATTGACATCGACGACCTCGTACTTGAGCCGCTGGCCAGTTCCGAGGCAGTCCTCCGTGAAGATGAGAGAGATGCAGGGGTGATCCTTGCCGACATAGGCGGCGGCACTACCGACATCGCCATCTTCAAGGAAGGAAGCATCTGGCACACCGCAATCATACCGGTCGCAGGCTACCAGATCACCCGTGACATAGCCATCGGACTGGGAATGCCGTTTGAGACAGCCGAGCAGATAAAACGCAAATACGGAAGCGTAATGACTGTCTCGGACAGCGCGGACGCCAGCGCGGTCAACCTGAACACTAATGGATTTGGGGTCTCATATCAGGACCTCACCGATATCATTAAGGCCAGGGTAGAGGAAATCATCAAACTCATTGCCTTGGAGATGCCCACCAATTTCTACAAAGAGGTGCCGGCCGGACTGGTTCTTACAGGCGGCTGCGCCAACCTGAGAGGCATCGCGGCGCTGGGCAATGAGATGCTTGGATTGCCAGTTCGCATCGGCGTACCGACAGGCGTTTACGGCCTGGCCGATATCCTCCCCGACCCCACCTTTGCTACCGGTGTCGGGCTGTTACTCTGGGGCTCAAACCAGCAAGAAGGCACACAGGGCTGGAAAACGCAGGGTGTAAGCGAATCTCTGAAGCGTTTCGTGGTCCGGATGCGCAATTTGGTGTCAAAGTAA
- the ftsZ gene encoding cell division protein FtsZ: MAKPGFVPNPAKIKVLGLGGGGCNAVSRMVQADIQGVDFIGVNTDAQALLRMEAPTRIQVGEKLTRGLGVGGDHNMGMKAAEQSRDELRAAVGDSDMIFLAAGMGGGSGTGIAPVAAELSKEAGALTIAVCTKPFTFEGVHRMEVAEDGISRLLDKVDTLITIPNDRLLTLCDQRTGVDMAFKMADDVLMHAVQAIAEVITVPGMINLDFADVKAVMKEAGQAWMSIGHGSGQHRAVDAANDALASPLLDVSVDGAKGVLFNVTGGDTLTLFEVNEAADVIRNAVDPEANIIFGVTFDSAMENELKITLIATGFNAAYKGKKMVGKDAELQKIMQGEDAESALDIPTFLRSPMAKRQMMENTPAPEPKRSPFRLRK; this comes from the coding sequence ATGGCAAAACCAGGATTTGTCCCCAACCCGGCAAAAATTAAGGTATTAGGACTAGGCGGAGGCGGATGCAACGCCGTCTCCCGAATGGTTCAAGCGGATATTCAAGGAGTCGATTTCATCGGAGTAAACACCGACGCGCAGGCACTGCTGCGCATGGAGGCCCCCACCAGGATTCAGGTCGGCGAGAAGCTGACACGCGGACTGGGTGTCGGCGGCGACCACAACATGGGCATGAAGGCGGCGGAGCAAAGCCGAGACGAGCTGCGTGCCGCTGTGGGCGATTCCGACATGATTTTCCTGGCAGCGGGAATGGGCGGCGGTTCCGGCACGGGTATCGCGCCGGTGGCGGCCGAGCTGTCCAAAGAGGCCGGCGCCCTGACGATCGCGGTCTGCACCAAGCCCTTCACGTTTGAAGGCGTGCACAGAATGGAGGTCGCCGAGGACGGCATCTCACGCCTGCTGGATAAGGTAGACACACTGATCACGATACCGAACGACCGTCTGCTGACACTGTGCGATCAGCGCACCGGCGTGGACATGGCCTTCAAGATGGCCGACGATGTTCTTATGCACGCGGTACAGGCCATCGCCGAAGTCATAACCGTACCCGGCATGATCAACCTGGACTTCGCCGACGTCAAGGCGGTAATGAAGGAGGCCGGACAGGCGTGGATGTCCATCGGCCACGGCAGCGGACAGCACCGCGCCGTAGACGCAGCCAACGATGCGCTGGCCAGCCCGTTACTCGATGTATCGGTTGACGGAGCCAAGGGCGTGCTGTTCAACGTGACAGGCGGAGACACTTTGACATTATTCGAGGTCAATGAAGCCGCCGACGTCATTCGCAATGCCGTCGATCCCGAAGCGAATATCATATTCGGCGTAACCTTCGATTCGGCGATGGAGAACGAACTAAAGATTACGCTGATAGCCACCGGTTTCAATGCCGCATACAAAGGTAAGAAGATGGTGGGCAAGGACGCGGAACTGCAAAAGATCATGCAGGGAGAGGATGCCGAATCAGCTCTGGACATCCCGACCTTCCTGCGCAGCCCGATGGCCAAGCGCCAGATGATGGAGAACACCCCTGCGCCCGAACCGAAGAGAAGTCCCTTCCGTCTGCGCAAATAG
- the rsmH gene encoding 16S rRNA (cytosine(1402)-N(4))-methyltransferase RsmH, which translates to MSSHIPVLLNEVIDALQVKPDGRYIDCTVGAGGHSAAILERGGRVLGIDIDPNAIDAARQRLTGYGDRVNLINNSFENLEIVCAETNFSPVNGVLFDLGLSSLQISDPERGFSFQSEGPLRMCFDPSAELTAETIVNDYPETELAKIIRDYGEESRSKAIARAIVSNRPISTTIQLSAIVSRAAGFHGRIHPATKTFQAIRIAVNRELERIKSALRQAVNILIIGGRLVVISFHSLEDRLVKEFMRTEATDCICPPRTPACVCNHHARFKLITKKVIIPSSAEVETNPLSRSAKMRVAERI; encoded by the coding sequence ATGAGTTCGCATATTCCGGTCCTGCTCAATGAGGTTATTGACGCGCTTCAGGTGAAGCCGGATGGCCGCTATATCGACTGCACGGTCGGAGCGGGCGGGCACAGTGCCGCCATCCTTGAGCGGGGCGGCCGGGTACTGGGTATCGATATAGACCCTAACGCTATCGACGCAGCAAGACAAAGGCTGACCGGCTACGGCGACAGGGTTAATTTAATCAACAATAGTTTTGAAAACCTGGAAATCGTTTGCGCGGAGACGAATTTCAGCCCGGTGAACGGAGTGCTCTTCGACCTCGGGCTGTCCTCCCTGCAGATATCCGATCCTGAAAGAGGCTTCAGCTTCCAGAGCGAGGGCCCCCTGAGAATGTGTTTTGATCCTTCTGCGGAACTGACCGCTGAAACCATAGTCAATGATTATCCCGAAACCGAACTGGCTAAAATTATCCGCGATTACGGCGAGGAATCGAGAAGCAAAGCCATAGCCAGGGCTATTGTTTCAAACAGGCCGATAAGCACCACGATACAGCTGTCCGCGATAGTATCGAGGGCGGCCGGTTTTCACGGCAGGATACATCCCGCCACAAAAACTTTCCAGGCCATCCGCATAGCAGTCAATCGAGAGCTGGAGCGCATCAAATCAGCGCTGAGGCAGGCAGTTAATATCCTTATAATAGGAGGCCGCCTGGTCGTTATCAGCTTCCACTCCCTGGAGGACCGATTGGTGAAAGAGTTCATGAGGACGGAAGCTACGGACTGCATCTGCCCTCCCAGAACGCCCGCCTGTGTATGTAATCATCATGCCAGATTTAAATTAATCACAAAAAAAGTGATTATACCCTCAAGCGCGGAGGTCGAAACGAATCCATTGAGCCGAAGCGCAAAGATGAGGGTGGCCGAAAGGATTTAG
- the mraZ gene encoding division/cell wall cluster transcriptional repressor MraZ: protein MFSGEYEYKIDAKGRVSIPPKFRGQFADGIVLKAGIDDGCLEAYPLAAWAAGTEQYKLQSVVLNQKDRRLRRLLFSTTFSLELDEQGRIMLPPALRQHAGIKDTLVITGLGDYLEIWDKGAWKKEQEDLRENAFQIIESVENRQ from the coding sequence ATGTTTTCCGGCGAGTACGAATACAAAATCGACGCCAAGGGCAGGGTATCAATCCCGCCCAAGTTCCGCGGCCAGTTCGCGGACGGTATCGTTCTGAAAGCCGGGATAGATGATGGATGCCTCGAAGCTTATCCCCTGGCCGCATGGGCCGCAGGTACAGAACAATACAAACTTCAATCCGTAGTCCTCAACCAGAAGGACCGCCGGTTAAGACGCCTATTGTTTTCTACTACGTTCAGCCTGGAACTCGATGAGCAGGGGCGCATAATGTTGCCGCCGGCGCTGAGGCAGCATGCCGGGATAAAAGACACCCTGGTAATTACCGGACTCGGGGATTACCTCGAAATCTGGGATAAAGGGGCGTGGAAGAAGGAACAGGAAGACCTGCGCGAAAACGCATTCCAGATTATCGAGAGTGTGGAGAACCGCCAATGA
- the nrdR gene encoding transcriptional regulator NrdR produces the protein MKCPYCNYHDSKVIDSRSVNDAIRRRRECLQCDARFTTYERLQTASLMVIKKDSRHEEFNRAKLTKGISMACAKRPVDQETIEQMVDEIELQLRKSGAVEVPASIIGDIVMERLRKLDGIAYIRFASVYRNFADMDDVRAEAEAYANQAPLQNSTAQLQLFADREIGLIDSGTVSTKTIRNSQEKNNGSKPGQKKQRASVSK, from the coding sequence ATGAAATGTCCGTATTGTAATTATCACGATTCCAAGGTCATAGACTCGCGCAGCGTCAACGACGCGATCAGGCGGCGGCGGGAGTGTCTGCAATGCGACGCCCGTTTCACCACTTACGAAAGGCTGCAAACAGCCTCCCTCATGGTGATAAAGAAAGACAGCCGTCACGAGGAATTCAATAGAGCCAAGCTGACGAAGGGCATCAGCATGGCCTGCGCCAAACGCCCGGTGGACCAGGAAACGATAGAGCAGATGGTCGACGAAATAGAACTGCAACTGCGCAAATCAGGTGCCGTCGAGGTCCCGGCCTCGATAATCGGCGATATAGTTATGGAGCGCCTTCGCAAACTGGACGGGATCGCCTACATACGCTTCGCCAGCGTCTACCGCAACTTCGCCGATATGGACGACGTACGCGCTGAAGCTGAGGCCTACGCCAATCAAGCGCCTCTGCAAAATTCCACCGCCCAACTGCAATTGTTCGCCGACAGGGAGATCGGATTAATAGATAGCGGCACAGTTTCTACCAAAACGATAAGGAATTCTCAGGAGAAGAATAATGGCAGCAAACCCGGTCAGAAAAAACAGCGCGCTTCCGTTTCAAAGTAG
- the def gene encoding peptide deformylase yields MAVLPVVTNPDPVLRRKAKRVNHVDDSLNRLIDDMLETMYDASGCGLAAPQVGVSLKIAVIGMPDEEPIVLVNPEVVKKSGERTVIEGCLSVPGYRGEIKRAEQVTVKAFDRKGKAFRIKADELLAEALEHEIDHLNGILYIDHLESPDKLEKITDDDTTPEI; encoded by the coding sequence ATGGCTGTTTTACCTGTTGTGACAAACCCGGACCCCGTGCTGCGCCGCAAGGCCAAGCGCGTCAACCATGTCGACGATTCTTTGAACAGGCTTATCGATGACATGCTTGAGACCATGTACGACGCGTCGGGCTGCGGGCTGGCGGCCCCTCAGGTAGGCGTTTCGCTCAAGATAGCGGTGATAGGGATGCCGGATGAGGAGCCTATCGTGCTGGTGAACCCGGAGGTGGTGAAAAAGTCCGGGGAACGGACCGTTATCGAGGGCTGTCTCAGCGTGCCCGGCTACCGGGGCGAGATAAAACGCGCGGAGCAGGTAACGGTGAAGGCCTTCGATCGTAAGGGTAAGGCGTTCCGCATAAAGGCGGATGAACTGCTGGCGGAGGCCCTGGAGCACGAGATAGATCATTTGAACGGTATCCTGTATATAGACCATCTTGAGAGCCCGGACAAGCTCGAGAAAATTACGGATGATGATACCACGCCGGAGATTTAG
- the mog gene encoding molybdopterin adenylyltransferase has product MFSAGILTISDKGSRGERIDKSGEVIKEILAALDARVLKYEIVPDDREVISAKLAEWVDSEGIELILTTGGTGLTPRDVTPEATLAVIDKEVPGFAEAMRAESLKKTPMAVLSRAVAGIRKRSLIINLPGSPKAVRECMEVVSPALNHAIETLRGQSGDCADKSHK; this is encoded by the coding sequence ATGTTTAGCGCAGGTATACTGACAATCAGCGATAAAGGCTCGCGGGGCGAGAGAATAGACAAGAGCGGCGAGGTAATCAAGGAAATCCTTGCCGCTCTTGATGCGCGTGTGTTAAAATACGAAATTGTTCCCGATGACAGGGAGGTTATCTCAGCTAAGCTGGCGGAATGGGTGGACAGCGAGGGCATCGAGCTCATACTTACCACCGGCGGCACGGGACTGACCCCGCGAGACGTGACCCCCGAGGCAACACTGGCGGTTATCGATAAAGAGGTGCCGGGTTTCGCCGAGGCCATGAGAGCAGAGAGTCTCAAAAAGACGCCTATGGCGGTGCTGAGCAGGGCGGTAGCCGGGATCAGGAAGAGAAGCCTGATAATAAACCTCCCCGGCAGCCCTAAGGCGGTTCGCGAGTGCATGGAGGTGGTGTCGCCGGCTCTGAATCACGCCATCGAGACGCTCAGGGGACAGTCGGGCGATTGCGCGGACAAATCGCATAAATAA
- a CDS encoding HD domain-containing protein has protein sequence MKEEMMQVIAKVRGLLDENSIEGYLAGGTVRDAVMGRDSDDIDIVIGASPFKVGRDLASAMNGKFVPLDEVNDIARIALYDEAPLHIDLAKMRGSIAEDLSLRDFTIDAMAVGLGDIDNLNSSVIDPFGGRGDIESRVVRSISEDAFKQDPARLLRAVRLATEFGYEIDGDTLAQIKRNHALIMQISAERVRDELCRIIAAPKAAVWLRMLDELGLLMAVFPELAETRGAEQPKEHYWDVLQHSFETVAAIEFLLHIEGSQHFGGDILSLSPWSTELEGYFSEEIAGGRSRMMLLKLSGLLHDIAKPQTRMFEESGRMRFFGHSQEGAEVVRGIMERLKFSSREREMVCAMVEHHLRPGQLARDSELPTRRAVYRYFRDVADVAIDTIFLNLADHLAARGPMIEQDKWREHADTLRYVIEERFREDGVVKPPKIIDGNDIIGKYGLTPGPEIGRLLEAVREAQASGEVATKEEALSLVKRLIGLQS, from the coding sequence TTGAAAGAAGAGATGATGCAGGTAATAGCTAAGGTGAGGGGGCTTCTCGACGAAAATTCCATCGAAGGCTACCTTGCGGGCGGTACTGTGCGCGACGCGGTGATGGGGCGCGACAGCGACGACATCGACATCGTAATCGGGGCATCGCCTTTTAAAGTCGGACGCGATCTCGCCTCCGCCATGAACGGCAAGTTCGTTCCCCTCGATGAGGTTAATGATATAGCTAGGATAGCATTGTATGACGAGGCGCCGCTGCACATCGATCTGGCCAAGATGCGGGGCAGCATCGCGGAGGATCTGTCGCTGAGGGATTTCACTATAGACGCGATGGCGGTCGGTCTTGGCGATATCGACAACCTTAACAGCAGTGTTATCGATCCTTTCGGCGGGCGCGGCGACATCGAGTCTCGAGTCGTGCGTTCGATCAGCGAGGACGCTTTTAAGCAAGACCCGGCGCGTTTGCTGCGTGCGGTTCGTCTCGCTACGGAATTCGGCTACGAGATCGACGGGGATACGCTGGCGCAGATAAAACGCAATCACGCACTCATCATGCAGATTTCCGCGGAAAGGGTGCGCGACGAGCTCTGCCGCATCATAGCCGCGCCGAAGGCCGCTGTTTGGCTGCGTATGCTGGATGAGCTTGGTTTACTGATGGCTGTCTTCCCGGAGCTCGCCGAGACCAGGGGCGCCGAGCAGCCCAAGGAGCATTACTGGGATGTGCTGCAGCACTCGTTTGAGACGGTGGCCGCGATCGAGTTCCTGCTTCATATCGAAGGGTCGCAGCATTTCGGCGGCGACATACTGTCGCTTTCGCCGTGGTCGACCGAGCTTGAGGGATACTTCTCGGAGGAGATCGCCGGCGGCCGCAGCAGGATGATGTTGCTCAAGCTCTCCGGGTTGCTTCACGATATCGCCAAGCCGCAGACCAGGATGTTCGAGGAGTCCGGGCGGATGCGGTTCTTCGGCCATTCCCAGGAGGGGGCCGAGGTCGTTCGCGGCATAATGGAACGCCTGAAATTCAGTTCGCGCGAGAGGGAAATGGTTTGCGCGATGGTGGAGCACCACCTGAGGCCGGGGCAGCTGGCGCGGGACAGCGAGCTTCCCACGCGGCGCGCCGTATATCGATACTTTAGAGATGTCGCTGACGTAGCCATCGACACCATATTTCTCAATCTGGCGGATCACCTGGCCGCGCGCGGGCCCATGATAGAACAGGACAAGTGGCGCGAGCATGCGGATACGTTGAGGTATGTCATCGAGGAGCGTTTCAGGGAGGACGGCGTCGTAAAACCTCCCAAGATCATCGATGGAAATGATATAATCGGTAAATACGGTTTAACGCCGGGGCCGGAGATCGGCAGGCTGCTGGAGGCCGTCCGCGAAGCGCAGGCCTCGGGAGAGGTGGCTACAAAGGAAGAAGCCCTGTCGCTTGTTAAGAGGCTGATAGGCTTGCAAAGTTGA
- the trmD gene encoding tRNA (guanosine(37)-N1)-methyltransferase TrmD, whose amino-acid sequence MHIHILTLFPNMFTGPFNESIIKRAVERGLVEISIHNIRDYTSDKHHVVDDYSYGGGPGMVLKPEPIFEAVEAVRGERDVPVILLTPQGRLFDQRKAADVAAYEEVILLCGHYEGVDERVREHLAADEISIGDYVLSGGELAAMVVADAAVRQIPGVLGSDESAGEDSYATGLLEYPQYTRPQDFRGWEVPEILLSGNHAEVARWRREQSLRRTLKRRPDLLERADLSKKDREFLSRIRSEEE is encoded by the coding sequence ATGCATATACATATCTTGACCCTTTTCCCCAATATGTTTACGGGACCTTTCAATGAAAGTATAATTAAGCGGGCGGTGGAGCGGGGGCTGGTTGAGATCTCGATACATAACATTCGAGATTATACTTCGGACAAGCACCATGTGGTCGATGACTACTCCTACGGCGGAGGGCCGGGGATGGTGCTCAAGCCGGAGCCGATATTTGAGGCGGTGGAGGCGGTGAGGGGGGAGCGCGATGTGCCGGTGATACTGCTCACTCCCCAGGGACGGCTGTTCGATCAGCGTAAAGCCGCGGACGTCGCCGCTTATGAAGAAGTAATCCTGCTCTGCGGCCACTACGAGGGTGTGGATGAGCGAGTGAGGGAGCATCTGGCCGCGGATGAGATAAGCATAGGCGACTATGTGCTGAGCGGCGGGGAGCTTGCCGCGATGGTGGTGGCGGATGCGGCGGTGCGGCAGATACCCGGGGTGCTTGGGTCTGACGAGTCCGCGGGGGAGGATTCATATGCCACGGGGCTGCTGGAGTATCCGCAGTACACCAGGCCGCAGGATTTCAGGGGATGGGAGGTTCCTGAGATTTTACTTTCAGGTAATCATGCCGAGGTCGCCCGGTGGCGCAGGGAGCAGTCGCTGCGCAGGACGCTGAAGAGGCGCCCGGACCTGCTGGAGCGGGCGGATTTGAGTAAGAAAGATAGAGAATTCTTGTCCCGGATAAGAAGTGAGGAAGAATAA